ATCACATTTGGACTCAGAACTTCTTCCGTCATCTTCAGGACAGAAGATTTTACGCTTTATGATTTACTCATAAATTTTTCTGTGGATGAGAtggtttgaaaaataaaaagaaaaaatcaggtTAGATGCAAGTTAATAGTCCATGAACTGTGATTTCaacaaaactgtttttatttatttttataattataataagttCTGAGCCGCTTTCCTGCTGCTGATTTCCTGCACAAGTCGCATTATATACagaaaagtcaataaaatgcaGAACAAGAACTTCAGAAGACCTCATTCAAGCAACTGATCATCCACATCCTACAGATTTATCTGCATTTAAATGTCTTCATAAAAAACTACAACTTTCCGTGTGTTTAATTTCTCCTGCACTTTTATGCAGTTTGCTGAAACTGGTGAACTGGTAGCTGTGAAACTGTGTGAGCTGCATGTGTTCACCTCGAAGCTCAGTAAAGATGCAAACGTCAGACACTGACTGACTGAGGGACCAAACTACAGTTAAAAAGTgcttcatgcattttttttttctgacacgGTGGTACAACAGGTTGGTTTACTGAGTTTAAATTAAACTATCTCTTCTTAATGGGATTCTTCAGAGATTTTACAGTTTCATTCCAACTCCCAAAAACATACTAGTAAACTAATTACTCCAAATTGGAACACAGTGTAAACTGATCCAGCCAAAGTTTGGAAATGAATGAAGGCGTGATTAGATTTTTCATGTAGAAAACCTGGTGGGTGCTGTTCCAGATCttaaccactagatggcagcaaaataaaaaaattgttggaACAGATACAGGCGATCATGTCCACGCAACGTGTCACGCGCATGTAATTCCctatattaacatttaaacaggaataataataataataataataataataataataataataataataataataataatgcaattattCCCCACCATCTTTTCCTTATTTTGATCAGTAAAGTGTACCTGTCTATTGCATTACTTATTTTTACAatgacatatttatttatttttatttatttaaaatcatgatACTGTAAAAGTGAATTTATGCTCGTTTTCTCTCCAGGGACTTTCCCTTTCAGTCTCCTCGTCCCTCTCTCCTCCTTTTTCATCcctctctcatctctttctctttcactctctaaaaaacaaaaactatatGAATAACATCTGAATGAGCTTCACACAAACCAGCcgactttaataaataaaaagatccaattaaaaaaatcaattaactAATCCGTTTGATCGTTTGAttatttagatttctttttccGGTGAATTATAAAGTTCCTGCTCGGATTATGATCAACCAATCAGCTGCCATCTGAGCGAGGAGAACACACACTTGTCTTGCGTGGAACTGAAGTGTGAAATGGTTTGGATGTTCGGTTCGTGTGAGTCGGAGCGCAGGAGAAGCTCCTCTGGGTTTATTCTTCTAATCTCGAAAACTTTCCTGATCTACAGAAACAGATAAAAGCCTCTTGCTGTAAACCAGCgtctctctgtgttttaaagtaagagtagtttttttttgtttcctgaagTTCTGCTCCTTCCTTGATGGATAGAACCGAGAGCTCTGAGAACATCATCCATTCTGGAGATCAAGCAATACAAATCCACacgacatcatcatcatcataaacagTGACAGCAGGTCTCTGATAAGGATGTGCCGTGTTCGCATGAAGTTCTGCAGATGTTCAGCATCACTGACTACCGTGGGGCTACCGGGACTCGCGAAATGAGTCGGTTCATTTAGTGGTGAATCGATTCTTAAGTACAAGGGGGTGTTGTATAATTATGATGAAGTGTTGTATCAGTGTGTTCATGTGCATGGATGATGAATTATGACTGTGTGATGTAAATGTGTCTAACTCGAACCTGCAATCTACATTATATCCTGTCCGAATCGTTTGTTCAGAAAAATCGACTCTGTGAAATGATCCGTAGTAAGAATCACTCCGGTGTACTGAGTGATCGTGCCGGTTTGACCCAACCTCCTCCTGTGTGCCAAACCCTCTGATGGGCAGGTTCACGTGTCAAACAGGTTTCATACACTGATATAAAAGCTGGAGTCTCATCAGCTCCTCACACTGACTGACTCTCAGCATTCCGGCTCTGAGGAACCTCCAGAGGTCCAACTTCTCAACTGTTACAAGAGAAAACCCAAAGCAAGCATGTCTCACGGGTGGGGATACGGCACTGCTGATGGTAAGACCAGATATATTTAATGCCCTTTTgaaaaatatctatctatctatctatctatctatctatctatctatctatctatctatctatctatctatctattattattattattattattattatattaactaAAGATATTTATTCCCTAAATCCTGAAATGAAATAAACCCCACCTCACCGATATGAATAATGATTTCACATCTCATCGTCTTTCCATCACATCGGCAAAACAATATATTTCCTTCACCATTTGTAAAAAACAATTCCCAGGTCAACTTGTTTGTGTGAAGcgatcatgcaaaaaaaaaaacatttcccaatAAAAGTGCATTCTAATGGAATGCATATTGTTCTGCATCCATGAGATTCTCGAATGCACATAAAATTGCACATGcatttaaaacatgtttacttCTAAACGCATacatatctaaataaaaaaattttgtgtCCCTTGTGCAGGTCCTGACAAATGGGTGGAACACTTCCCTATCGCTGACGGAGACAGACAGTCTCCCATTGATATCATCACGAGCCAGGCCCATTACGACTCGACTCTCAAGCCACTCAAGCTTCACTACGACTTGGTCTTGTCTCAAGACATCCTGAACAATGGCCATTCATTCCAAGTGAACTACCTGGACCAGCCAGACAGCAAAGGTTAGGGAACCTTTCGCTCGGTTACGTCGTAGTGCAACAAATCAGTATCAGAATAATTTTAAGTTCAGTAACTTTATCTGTGAAGGAGAAAACATTTTGGTGGTTAAAACTCTGGATTACTAATCAGGAGGTTGGTGGTTCTTcaaaaaagaacattaaagTGTTGTATGTTTGATGCAGATCACATTCTTTCCTAATCTTCTTCAGTAAATTGATACCATTTCATACTGTTtagcaccttttttttatttttcaattatattccatttatattcattattcttGTTATCTGAAGCAGTCTCTAGCAAAAGAATTTCCTTCCAGAATAAAAAAGTTCTATATTCTCttctgaaacatttaaaattctgaTTTTACGCTCGAGTCAGCGTTCTCGAATCTGGTCATCATGTGGCTCTCAGTGTTTACGTTCTCAGTGTTTATTGCAGCCACACCGCTCATGAGTGCAGCGTGTCGGTCGAGATTTGGAAATAAACCACGGTTGGATGTTGTGTCTGAAGTTGATGCTTTAAAGGAGGCGTGTCACTGCAGGGGAAAAGAGTGTGTTGTGTCTCTTGAGGAAGTCGAGGCCATGCTGGCATACTGTTCTGTGTTGATCTGTTTTGGGTTCACCCTTAAAGAAAATCTCAGGGGGTGTGATCACTGTACCTGATCACCTTTTACACGTTCTGATGTTGAGGGTCAGGCTCTTGACCTGTACAAGATTTTATAATTGCAGGAATgagtagaagtgtgtgtgtgtgtgtgtgtgtgtgtgtgtgtgtgtgtgtgtgtgtgtgtgtgtgtgtttagatctGACCGGTGGGCCTGTCACTGGCGCCTACAGACTGAAGCAGTTCCACTGCCACTGGGGCGTGGGTGACCTCGAAGGGTCCGAGCACACAATCAATGGCCACAAGTTCCCCTGTGAGGTAACACAATGTCCAATTCAACAAACTctgaccacacacactcttcctttTGTGTAAATTGACCACTCCCACCCTCTCCAGAGGATACTTTGACCACTCCCACTCTTTACTGTAGATACTCTGACCACTCCCACTTTCTACTGTAGATACTCTGACCACTCCCACTCTCTCCAGAGGATTCTCCAACCACTCCCACTCTCTCTAATGGATACACTAACCACTCCCACTTTCTTCAAAGGATACTTTGATCACACCCACTCTTTACTGTACATACTTTGACCACTCCCTCTCTACTTTAGATACTCTGACCACTCCCACTCTATACTGTAGATATTTGACCTATGGTAACAGTAAACCTGAGAACTTTTCTTCAAAACTAACAGCTGTAGATTTTTATCTGCCTCATCTTCTTTCACTATGAGTCATACCACCACAACTGGCACAAACTTTAACAAGTTTTCACCATATCTTTTATATATCTCttcagcttgtttttttgtttatttcagctCCATCTGGTGCACTGGAACACCAAGTATGAAAGTTTTGAAGAGGCTGTGAACAAATCTGATGGCCTGGCAGTTGTTGGCATTTTTCTGAAGGTCAAAACCACATCTCAGATGATTCTCCCGAGATTTATACAATCATATCTGTCACATTTAACATTTCCTTCTCTTTTCATCTCAGATTGGTCCTGCCAATCCAAAACTGCAGAAGGTTCTGGATAAATTCGATGCCATCAAAGCAAAGGTGATTCTCCATTGattccttattttatttattttgttttatgtttcataaatgaaacattttattttttgtttcctcAAAATTTGTCTTATTTTTCCCACAGGGTCAGCAGACCACATTTCCAAACTTCCACCCCAAGTCCTTATTGCCCTCCACTCTGAATTTCTGGACTTATGAAGGTTCTCTCACCACACCACCTTTGTACGAGAGTGTCACCTGGATTGTCCTAAGAGATCCGATTAGCATCAGCCCCACTCAGGTACGCAGTTTATTTAGCCAGGGAATAAAATACGCCAAAACCGCTAGCAATGCAAACTGATAGCATACGcagaaatagtaaaaaaaatgttaaagtgtTAAAATGTGTGGCTGAATTATAAACTAATTATCATTTCTAACTTGCAATCTGCAGAGATCTTCAGTTGGTTcagtttattaaatgtttttttgttatatagcTTGAATTTAAGCTAGTTTAATCTACTAGCTTTCCCAAAACCTTTGAAATATTAGCATGTTAGATTGAAACATGTCtcaaatattgaaataaatgctAACTAATGAGCAAATGCAAATCGTTTCGaatttgtgtgaaaatgttCAAGACGCTATTGTAAGGAACGCAACGTCATTCGGAATAGATCCGCCTCAAAATATCAAGTGCTGCGATTTATTTGACAATGCGTTGGTTCATATGTACATGGCttgtataattatttacacACTGTGCACGAGTAGCGACGAAGTGCACGTcagtattttgaaaaaaaacaaaggcaacAGGGACGGCTCTGTGCGTGGTGTTTAGCAAGATTAAATAATCTAAAGTAAGCGTAAGCATCACCTGGAGAACggtttatttattaacagaGGTTAAACAGGACGCTGAAACGTTTTGTGCCAAAACCATCTCTCAGACCAACAGATCAACTGGTAGCACAGGTTTTTCTGTCACTCAGGAACTGTCACATCTCTGGTTGAGGCATCCTACAGTATGTTTCCAAAAATAACCTTTAatttgtatgtaatgtaatttttccatgtttaaatatagtgtatagtgagtgtagtgtgttgGTGAAGGAGACTGCTGAGCTCTGTAGCTCACACAGGAAGTAAGTAGGATGCATTTGGTGCAAACAGGAAGTGGGCACAACTTTGCAACTTTCCATTATTCGGTCACATATGCAGGGTTAAATAAAGGTTCATATGctgtatgaaagtgtgtgtgtgtgtgtgtgtgtgtgtgtgtgtgaaagataaCAAGGCTAGAGAAACACGACTTGTAACATTACAACCCGTCATTCAGTGCCTAATGGCTGTACGACATGTTTGTACGTGTATTATATTTACATCTGCGGGGTTTTATATGAAGCTTTTACATCATtaactctttattttttctggTATCTCTTTCTCCAGATGTCGAAGTTCCGCAGTCTGTTGTTCAGCTCAGAGGAAGAGCCAGCTCGTCCCATGTGTAATAACTACAGACCCCCTCAGCCCTTAAAAGGACGCAAAGTTCGTGCCAGCTTTAGGCACGCCTCCTGAACGCATCTCAGCCAATCAAAACAgtccttttctatttttttattttttttttattttttaagaatgtccctgtctgacacaaatactttttaaaaataaagagattttattgtcattgtagtgACAACAACATTTCTTATGTTTATTCTTCGAAGGTTCATTTGAATAATTGAACAAATGCTTGAAAAAATGAACTTCAATGAGCCGATTGTCAcatctgaataaaataaaatagaaaatgctTTGGATTAGTCTTTTCTTGCAGGTGCACAATAAACAGAAGAccgttttgtattaattattaacattttagtttgtaaattgtaaaatttcAGCTGTGCAAACCTTCCACACGTTAGATAAAAGCGAATACTCAACATTCCTGTTTTAGTTTCTTCTCTCCTGCTGTTAGCTTCACATTTCTGTGTGAAATGTTCAGGGTTCGGATCCCAGTGCAGAAGAAATCTTCTAATAAAGCTCTTTTCAACATGGATGACTTTTTTCGCAGCTGTAGAGACCCAGATATAGTAGATAAAGAAGAATTGTTTCTGAAAGATTTTTGCAAAGATAAAAAGTCTTGTTTTACGAGTGTTGAACGCTTGAAGgtaataaagtaatatattaaaacattaaacaagTGAATTGTTTTTTGTTCGCAGTGTGATTCAAAACCGTGAGATTAAAAAACCACAACAATCTGAATGAATCATTGGTTCCTCAATGACACAATTTGACCTCAGTGacatgtatttatgtttttgttacaTGACCCACTAATACTTTTAGACTCATCTTTAGTCATCTGTAATCTGGATTGTAAGCTTAGCTGCTGATTACGAAATGGGAATCTTTCCTCAGGGAATCAGCATCAAACAATGAACAGACACGCCCGAATCAGCTCGTTTGAATCTGTTCAAATGAATCGTTTGCATTaagtacattttgtaaataataaaaaataatacaaaaaagcaaaatgtttaaaaatatcaaaacaattaatttaaataacatCATTTACTTTTGACCAAATGACTCAGTTGCTGTATTTGAATTATTCAATGACGCCAAATGACTCGTTCGAACGAGTCTTAATCGACTCAGATGAAAATCAGTTCAGTTTGAATTCTGgactaaaattaaatattagaaaatgcTTTGAATAACTAGAAGACAACTTTGTCTAAATAAATCAGTAGTTGTGTTAGAATTCACCCAAGGCCATTTCACCTTCATTAgcattgtttgtttatgtgctACAGAGCGCGAGATTATGAAAGAAGCTTTCATTGTCTGTTGGTACACATTTCAGGGATTCACCATGTGCCTACTTCTCATTACGGCATTAACACATGGCTtgtgcagggtgtgtgtgtatgtgtgtctttgtgGTGTTTGTTCTTTTTGAGATCTCTGGCAGCATTGCTCACTCTGAGCATGAATAGATTTAGTCAGATTCTGTTATGACGACATGAGACACAACGAGAACACAGGCCtaaaaaaagtgtggaaaatGTGAGGTGGATCCTCCATGGACTTGTTTGTCCTGTAGGTCTCACAGATGTTTAATCAGATTGAGATCTGTGGAATTTGGAGGCCAAGTCAACACTTTGAACTCTTTGCCATGTTCTTTAAACTGATAGTGAGCAGTGTGttgcaagtcaagtcaagtcaagaagcttttaatgtcatttcaaccatatatatctgacgcatcactcagtgaaatgaaacaatgaaaCCTGTTGTATATCGCACACTGTGGTGTGTTAAAAacataaagtgaacagtaacaaaaaatgtaaacagtgtgGAAATGCAGGGATTATCATCTTGTTGAAAGACAACACTACCATTAGAAAACACTGTTATCATGATTGGGTGGAACGTGTTACTCTGTTGTAACAGCTGGTATGCAGCATTCACATGCACACCAATAACCAGCAGAACATCACCTATAGCATCATGCTGCCTCTGCTAGCTTCCCATGATGCTATATCTTCTCCAGGAAAGCTATGCCCTCACACGGCTGCCTAGATGATGTAGAACAAAAAGGatgattcatcagaccaggcctCCTTCTTCCATTCTGAAGCTCATATGTCCATTGTAGGAGCTTCGGATGGTGTAAAGGCTCAGCATAGCTCTCTGAAAGCTTCATATGCATCAAGCTCTGATGCTCTGTGTATTCTGATTTCTTTTCATTAGAACCAGCATAAATTATTTTAGCGTTTTCTGCTACAGAAGCACTTCTCTGAAAATGAACCAGACAGTCTAGCTTTCTATCCTCACATCAAATCGACTCGAGTGCCCCTGACCCTGTCTTGGGTTCACCGGTTGTCCTTCCTTATAGCAATAGGTAACCCATGAATACCAGAATTAACCCCAGaagacctgctgttttggagacgctctgacacagtcgtctagacatcacaatctGGTCCTTTTTAAACTCATTTAAATCCTTATACTTAGCCATTTTTCCTGCCTCCACAACATAACCACGAGAACAGACTCTTCACTTGGTGccttatataaataatataaatcccACCCCTGGACAGGTGCCTGTGTAATGGGATATTCAGTGTTGTTCACGTCACAAATCACTGGTTTTAAcgttatggctgattggtgaAGCACAAGAGCAGCACTGAGAtgtcactctttttttttctgtgtctgtatgttattttttttatcctaaaaaGTCTTTCATTCAGGTTTCCATGCAAGAAAGAATGTATAATTAAATTCCTCCTACACTGCAGGCGAGTGCAATCAGTCTAAATGTGCATCTCTCTCAAAGTGTCTGGTTACGGAGGAGAGAAATTAGAATGCAAACAGAtgagaagaggaggagtgaTGATCAAAAGAGCTGCAGAAAGACAAGAGGCTGAGACATGAGCTTGAGAAAATGAAGGAGACAAATCCTCCTCTCATCATTCAttatataaacaacaacaacaacaacaacaacaacaataataataacaataataataatagtgtagcTCCTTTCACGCTGAAATGGACCTTAAAGTGTTTCATATGAATCTGAATATTTATTCAACAAATGTTTCATCAAGTTTTGAGCAGCATGTATAGATCTATGAGTTGtccttttaattaataaaacaggGGGCGGAGCTATTTTCATGGCTAGCAAAACtgattaataaagtaaaaaaagcagATCCAACAATACTTCAGATGATTAAAAAGATTCTCAATCATCTTCTGAATTATTTTGTCTGGTCACAGTTTTgaagaattatatataaacactaagtctcttcatcatggcacctgttagtgggtggatttatttattagacatcaagtgaacattttgtcctcaaagttgatgttagaagcaggaaaaaatggccaagcggatttgagcgagtttgacaaattgtgacgtctagacatctgggtcagagcattttcaaaactgggctcttgtgggatgttcctagtctgcagtggtccgaatctattaaaagtgctccaaggaagaaacagtgataaaccagcgacagggtcgtgggggacgaggatcattgatgcacatggggagcgaaggctggtccgtgtggtccgatccaacagatgagctcctgtagctcaaactgctgaagaagttcatgctgttgatgctcagCAGGCcatgactgttttagcagcaaaatggGACCAACACATAATTATGCTTAATCTGTGTATCTACAGTAaatatctgagttactgttACATCATATCTCCTTAGTGCATAGTAAGTTTATTCCACAATATCGTACTGAAAGCACAACAGGGAGCATGTTCAGGAAACAAAACTTCTTCCTGCCATTAGGAAGCTCTTTCGTTCAGATACTGTTTGTGTAATTAGTCTATCTGTGGTTTAATGTGCAtcagagacaaaagaaaaaaacacaaaaaagctcAAATGTAAAGTGAAAAGAGACGAAAACATTTGAGGTAAATGTATGTGAGAAAAGTTATGATAACcaa
The genomic region above belongs to Silurus meridionalis isolate SWU-2019-XX chromosome 20, ASM1480568v1, whole genome shotgun sequence and contains:
- the cahz gene encoding carbonic anhydrase, with product MSHGWGYGTADGPDKWVEHFPIADGDRQSPIDIITSQAHYDSTLKPLKLHYDLVLSQDILNNGHSFQVNYLDQPDSKDLTGGPVTGAYRLKQFHCHWGVGDLEGSEHTINGHKFPCELHLVHWNTKYESFEEAVNKSDGLAVVGIFLKIGPANPKLQKVLDKFDAIKAKGQQTTFPNFHPKSLLPSTLNFWTYEGSLTTPPLYESVTWIVLRDPISISPTQMSKFRSLLFSSEEEPARPMCNNYRPPQPLKGRKVRASFRHAS